The segment TCGGTCGCGCGGTTTGGAAGTCGAGGTAGTACGCGTGCTCGTAGACGTCCAAGCCCAGCAGGAGCGTGTGGTTCCAGGTCGGGAAGGTGTCCTGCGAGTCGCCGATGTAGTTGTGGACCTTCTGCTCCTCATGGTCATAGGCAAGGAACGCCCAGCCTCGGGCCGCCATTCCGGTGGCCTTCAAGTCCTCGACCCAGTTCTCGAACGACCCGTACGCCTCGTTGATCAGCGTTGCGACGTCGCCCGTCGCTGGGCCGCCAGAGCCCCCGATGGTGTTGAAGTAGACCTTGTGGTTGATGTACCCGCCGTACGCGAACGCGTAGTTCACCTTCAGGGCGCGCATGTTGCTGTAAATCTGGTTCGCTCCCTCGCCGGCGCCCGCTTTGGCCAGCAGCGTCCTGATCTCGTTCGTCTTGTTCGCGTACCCCTTCCACAAGCCGAGGTGCGCGTCGTGGGTCGCTCGACTGATACCAGCCGATTCCGTGTTGTACACCTTCTCCGGGAGGGCGTCGGGCACAGCTACGAGTTTTGGTTCCATGCGGCAAGCATATCCGGTCGGCAGGGGTGATTGGCGCTAGACCTGGGCAAGCCGTCCAGAAAAGTGCTGATTCAGGTTTTTGAAGAAGTTTTGGAATCGCTCTTCCGATTTCAGCGATTTCCGTAGTAATCTAAGTACATGCGGGAACATCTGATTTCGGCCCTCTGTTCGAGCCCTAAGATTGTTGAACGGTTCTTACGCGTTTTCCCTACTGAAAGGCTCGATGACAGACCGGAATCGGATCGCTTCACTCCTCGCGAGGTCGTCGCGCACATCGCCGACTGGGAGCAGGTCGTGCTCGATCGCGTCCGCGTGGCGAACATGCGGCCAGGGCGCGACGTGCCAGATGAGGACCCAGGTGAGCGGGCTGTGGTCCACCACTACGGCGACAAAGACGTCTTTCACGAAGCGGAGGTTTTTGAGTCTCGGCGCCAGACGACGATGGAGTACTTGGCTCGGCTCGATGACGCGGATTGGGAAAAGACGTTTATCCATCCAGTGCGCGGCGAGATAACGATTCACGGGTACATGGTGGATATCCTCGCGCACGACATGTACCACCTTGAACAGCTTTCTTGCTACTTCGCCAACGAGGTCGCGACGATCAGCTAAGCGAACCGGCTGGCGATCTTTCCGAACGCTCTTGGCCCGGCGTACTCCGCGCTCGGTCCGAGCAACTCTTCTATTCGCAACAGTTCGTTGTACTTCGCGACGCGGTCGGTGCGATTGGGCGCGCCGGTCTTGATCTGTCCGCAGTTCGTCGCGACGGCGAGATGCGCGATGGTCGTGTCCTCGGTCTCGCCGGATCGGTGCGACATGACGCTCGTGTAGCCGTTTCTAGTCGCGAGGTCTACGGCGGCTAGCGTCTCTGTCAGCGTGCCGATCTGATTCACCTTGATGAGGATCGAGTTGGCCGTACCGCTCTCGATTCCGCGCGTCAATCGCTCGACGTTGGTGACGAACAGGTCGTCGCCGACGATCTGCACCCGGTCGCCGATGGCGTCGGTGAGCGCCTTCCAGGCGTCCCAGTCCTCCTCGTCGCAACCGTCCTCGATGCTGATGATCGGGTACTTCTCGCTGAGCTGCGCCAGGTACTCGACCTGCTGCGCGCCGGTCTTCTTGTCACCGTTCTTGTAGACGTAATGACCGTCTTCGTAGAACTCGGACGCCGCAGGGTCGATGGCGAGCCAGAGGTCTTTCCCCGGCTCGTAGCCAGCCTGTTGGATCGCCTCGATCAGATAGTCGAACGCGTGGTCCTGCGAGTCGAGGTTCGGCGCGAAACCGCCCTCGTCGCCGACGCTCGTGCCGAGGCCCTTCTTCTTCAGTACGGACTTCAGAACGTGGAACACCTCGGTTCCCATGCGCAAGGCCTCGCTGAAGCTGTTTGCTCCCACCGGCAGGATCATGAACTCCTGGAAATCGACGTTGGAGTCGGCGTGCTGGCCGCCGTTCAGCACGTTCATCATCGGCACCGGCAGGGTGAACGCGCTCGTGCCGCCGACGTATCGGTAGAGGGGAAGTCCCGACGACTGCGCAGCAGCCTTTGCTACCGCCAGCGAGACGCCGAGGATCGCGTTCGCGCCGAGGTTCGCCTTGTTCGGCGTGCCGTCCATTTCGATCAGGAAACCGTCCAGCTCCTCTTGGTCGAGCGCCTCGAAGTCGAGCAGCGCCGGGCCGATCTTCTCGTTGACGTGCTCGACGGCGTTCAGCACGCCTTTTCCGGCGTACCGCGCCTTGTCGCCGTCGCGAAGTTCGACCGCCTCGAACTGGCCAGTGCTAGCGCCGCTAGGCACCGACGCGCGTCCGAACGAGCCATCGTCGAGAGCGACGTCTACCTCGATGGTCGGGTTTCCACGGCTGTCGAGGATCTCACGGGCGGCGACGTCGATGATGTTGGGCATCGCTGCCAGCATATCAGGGGCGGCTGTCGGGAAACAAGGAAGACCCGGGAAAGCGACCGAGGGTCAGGCTGTCTGTTTGCTGAGCCTCCTCTTCTCAAGCCAGTGGTCGACCGAGATCACGTCGAGGTGTGGCGGGACGACCCAGGCGAACACGAGCAGCACGAGCCGCGGGAAGATGTGGCCGGTGACGTTGAAGAGCGGCTCATGGAGCAGATGGCCGTAGGTGACCACGATGAGGACCAGCCCGAGCAGGACGGACGCTTCGCGCTTGCGGAATCCGAGGCAGATCGCGGCGCCGGCGACAAGCTCGACGACCGGGATCGAAGTCCCGATCGGCCAGAGCAGCCAGGTCGGAATCCAGGTGTCGGCGAAGCTCTCGACGAACATGCGCTGCGCATGGGTGATCGGGCCGAGGTCAAAGCACTTCCACCAGCCGGCCATGAAGAAGATGAGGCCCACCACCCAGCGAACCGTGAAGGTCGCCCAGGCCCAGCCTGCAGCGTTGCTCTGCGTCTCGTTCGTCGTCATAGTGTCCTGTACTTCGATGACGAGCAGAGCCCCCAGTCGATTCGAGATTCTCTTGACAACGCGACAAGGGTGCGGCCGGAGTGCCGCGTACGCTCCTTGCATTTGGCAACAATAGTGTAAGAATACGTCAAGATAGAGCTTAGTAAAGGTTCTAACTGTTCTTTCGTCTGAAACTATGAGGGGCTGAGGATATGTCGTATCATATCGGTTGATCCACGGAGAGAATCCGGGAGTGTCTATGATGAGCGAACTGACGTCATTTGTCCACGAGAGTCTCAAGGAGGGGTGCAGTCGGGATGAGATCAGGAGGGCGCTCGATGCGGCGGGCTGGACCGGCGACGAGGTCGATGCCGCCCTGCAACAGTACTCCGACGTGTCTTTTGCTGTGCCGGTGCCACGGGCGAAGCAGTTCGGGACCGCGAAAGAGGCGTTCCTGTATCTGGCCACGTTCGTCGCTATGTACATGAGCGCGATCGCGCTGGGGGGCTTGGCGATCGCTCTGATCGAGTACCTCGTGCCCAGCCCGGAGGGAAACGAATGGACCGTCGGGCGCGAAGAGCTTTTCTGGTACGTCGCGATGGCGATCGTCGCGCTGCCGATCTATCTGGGCCTGGCGCGCTCGCACCTGCGCGCCTATGCGACCGACGCGGCGCGGCGGGCGTCCGGGGCGCGGCGGTTGATGACCTACCTGACGCTGTTTGTGGCGTTCGTCGTGATGCTGACGCGATTGATCTCCATCGTCCAACAGGCGTTTCTCGGCGAGATGGTGGCGAGCACTCTGCTGAAGTCGCTCGCCGTGATCGCGATCGCCGCAGCGGTGTACTTCTACTACCAGTGGGAGCTGAGGATCGGAGGGCCGACGGCGTCTGAGGAGTAGCCTTTATTGCCTCGATCTTGTCGCTCTGCTCCGTACCGCCGAGGCATCTAAATCCCTCCCCCGGCCACGGAAATTCTTCTTGATCGTGGTCTCTGGCGAACAGGGACGGGTTGCTTGGGTGCCTTGAACTGTGGTCGGCGCAATGTTGTGAACCGCGGGCATCAGAACAACAGTGGCGCGGAGGGGAGCGATTCAATTCTCCAGCCCACTAGGTTTCTCGATGCCCGGATCAAAACGAAACTGTTATCTAGAGCACTAGGACGTGTCGAACATGAGCAGGAGATCGCTAGGCCTGATGTAATTGGCCTATTTGCCCTGCTCCATGCCAATCGAAACAGCCTTGACAGGTGCCTTCGGAAAAGGTACGATCAAGTCAACGAAGGCCCTGTAACTGCAGGTTGCGACTTTGACGACAATCAGGCTTTTCAAAAGAGTCGAAGAAGGCAAACACACATGAATGTTATTGTTACTTGGATGTACTGTTCACCTATCAACGAAAGCATTCTTCACGCCCAAGTCGGCAAAGAATCCGGAACTCAAAGAACCCAAGACTATTATTGGAGATGTGTTTTCCTGCTATTTGAAAGCAGTGCGAGGCTCAATCCAAACGCGCGCCATATTCTCTTCGTCAACAAGAGTCCGCCGAGAACAATAGATGGAATAAGTTTAGATAAACTGAGTAGCCAGTATAACATTGAGGTGATCAAACTTCAAAGTATTACCAAATCACCGTCCGACTATTATCATGCTTGGAACACACAATTTATCGTACTTGACGTGCTAGACCAACTAAAGGAAGAAGTTGGTGGCAGTGATAATATATTCATTCTAGACAGCGATATTATTTTCAATGAAGCCATAAGTAATGAGTTAATGAATGATATAGAGTCTCACAAGGCGTTGCTGTATTCTATCGACTACAGCCGGAATCATGATATAAATGGCTTGACTCGTGTGGAATTGCTGGAGATATCTAAAGAAATGAACAGTGGATTTCCAGTCGACGACTTTGTATACTCTGGGGGAGAGCTTATATGTTGTCGTGGTAGCGAGATATCTATAATTGCGGACATGGGGCGCAAAGCTTATTTGACGTCTTTAGAGAGACATCGTGAAGGCCGTGCAAAATTCAACGAGGAAGCCCATCTTTTAAGTTATGTTTATCATACTCTCGGCTATCAGCCGTATACGGCAAACAAGTACGTCAAAAGGATATGGACGGATAGATCCGCTTATTACAATATTGATGGAAGTGAATGCGACTTAGTTATGTGGCATTTGCCTGCCGAAAAGAAAGCAGGCTTTCTGAAAGTATTTCGATCATTCAGAGAAGTGGATTCTACTTTGAAGCTTACTGCGAAGAACTTTGCTCGGTCATATGGGATTGAGGAATCCATATCATCGAAATTGCTTCGGTATCTGAAGACGTGTGCTAGGGGCGCAAATCGTTTGCTACACAGGCTGACAAGGCGTCGTGCCTGACCAGTGGTTCGCAGGCTGTTCGTCACGGCAGGCGAGCTCTATCGTTCTGTGGACGTTAGAGAGAAGTTGTCCTTGCCAGCAACTACGGCGAGCACTGCGAGCGAGGCGCTGAGTACGAGCCAGATCCGTCGTTCGACCTTAGGTCGTACGGACACGGCTTACCGAGAGTTGCCGCGACTTTGTGTGGTCTCGGCAGCGTCCTTATCCTTCTTTCTACCGAGGAATCGAAGTGTTACTCCCTATTACCATCTTTGTGGTGCCGTCGGTACGAATGCCATAACATCTGTAAATGATTCCAGTCGTAGTAGAGCCGCAAGAGATGCCGACGAATTCGCCTTCGCTCGCCTGCGCCGGAGAGGGATTCAGGAACTGGCCAAGGACGAGGCCGAGCAGGAATAGCACGCTGGCCGCAAGGATGCTGATCACTGTGATGCGTTTCATAGCCATAGTAGGACGACCATACCCTTGTCGCTGGGACGGGTTTCTCCTGGGGCTGGACCGTTCATCCCTTGGGCTGGCCCAGCGGTTCCTGAGTCTAGCGGAACCAGACCCCGGACTAGCTCACCCGTTCCCGGGTCCAGCTCACCTAGGCCCTGTCCGGCCGTTCTCCCCAGGGCTTGGAAGAGCCGGTCTCAGTGAGATCCGCGTCGTCGCATTGTCGAGACTTTGTATGCTGCGGCGACCACGATGCCGAACACGACGACGAAGATCGACGTTGTGACTCTGCCCGACGATCTGTCCTTCGTTGGAGCATCCAGCTCGAACTCATAGATCGTCGAGAACTGGCCATCCGCGTCGACCGTGCGGATGCGGGGAAGTATCCCTCTGTCACTAATGCCCGTGCTTTCGAACACGGTGAGGACGCCGTCCCGATAGGCGAGGCCCTCCGGCGCCCACGGAAACTCCGACTTCAGGTGTGTCGTGATGACGCCGTTGGGTGAAACTTCGAGCACGCGGCGGTGGTTCCAGTCGGCGATGAACACGCGACCGTCCTGTGCGACAGCCATGTCGAACTTGATCGTGCTCCCCTTCATCACTTCCTGTTTGAAAGGGAAGTCGCGCAGCCCACTGGTCAGTTCACGGGTCGATCCGTCGGTCTCGTACACGAAGACGCTCGTGCTGGCCAGCACGTAGACTTCTCCATCTGGCCCCCACGCGAGCTTGTCGATTCTCTTGTCGCCCGCGATCGCGGTCAGGGTCGTTTCCTTTCCGTTTACTGAGAGCCGCTTGAGGTCTTTGCCGTCCGCGAAGACGATTGTTCCATCGAGGTCTACAAGATAGGCGCCTCCGCCGTAAGGTCTGCGCCCGCTCCTTTCGCCGTGCATCAGGGTCGTCGTGCCGTCTCGGGCCAGTCGGTGGATGCGGGTGAGGAAAGCGTCCTCCCCGTCGCGCAGCCCCAGGTAGTTGCGCTCTGCGATATACAGGTGCCCGTCCAGCCCGAGAGTCAGGTGCAGG is part of the Armatimonadota bacterium genome and harbors:
- a CDS encoding superoxide dismutase, whose protein sequence is MEPKLVAVPDALPEKVYNTESAGISRATHDAHLGLWKGYANKTNEIRTLLAKAGAGEGANQIYSNMRALKVNYAFAYGGYINHKVYFNTIGGSGGPATGDVATLINEAYGSFENWVEDLKATGMAARGWAFLAYDHEEQKVHNYIGDSQDTFPTWNHTLLLGLDVYEHAYYLDFQTARPKYIEAFLQVVDWDAVNARVPK
- a CDS encoding DinB family protein, whose amino-acid sequence is MREHLISALCSSPKIVERFLRVFPTERLDDRPESDRFTPREVVAHIADWEQVVLDRVRVANMRPGRDVPDEDPGERAVVHHYGDKDVFHEAEVFESRRQTTMEYLARLDDADWEKTFIHPVRGEITIHGYMVDILAHDMYHLEQLSCYFANEVATIS
- the eno gene encoding phosphopyruvate hydratase produces the protein MPNIIDVAAREILDSRGNPTIEVDVALDDGSFGRASVPSGASTGQFEAVELRDGDKARYAGKGVLNAVEHVNEKIGPALLDFEALDQEELDGFLIEMDGTPNKANLGANAILGVSLAVAKAAAQSSGLPLYRYVGGTSAFTLPVPMMNVLNGGQHADSNVDFQEFMILPVGANSFSEALRMGTEVFHVLKSVLKKKGLGTSVGDEGGFAPNLDSQDHAFDYLIEAIQQAGYEPGKDLWLAIDPAASEFYEDGHYVYKNGDKKTGAQQVEYLAQLSEKYPIISIEDGCDEEDWDAWKALTDAIGDRVQIVGDDLFVTNVERLTRGIESGTANSILIKVNQIGTLTETLAAVDLATRNGYTSVMSHRSGETEDTTIAHLAVATNCGQIKTGAPNRTDRVAKYNELLRIEELLGPSAEYAGPRAFGKIASRFA
- a CDS encoding DoxX family membrane protein, with translation MQGAYAALRPHPCRVVKRISNRLGALLVIEVQDTMTTNETQSNAAGWAWATFTVRWVVGLIFFMAGWWKCFDLGPITHAQRMFVESFADTWIPTWLLWPIGTSIPVVELVAGAAICLGFRKREASVLLGLVLIVVTYGHLLHEPLFNVTGHIFPRLVLLVFAWVVPPHLDVISVDHWLEKRRLSKQTA